In the Pongo abelii isolate AG06213 chromosome 9, NHGRI_mPonAbe1-v2.0_pri, whole genome shotgun sequence genome, AAAAGACTCAGTATAATATCTTCTTTCCCCATAAAAGAAGCAGCCTGTTGCAAACAAAGGATCTGCATGAAGTTATGCAGGCGAGGCAACACAGCACTTTCCCAGGATATCCTTCCCAGAATATTTGTCAGTCTTTGAACTTGAGATTCCATGGAGGTTTCTGCCACGGTTAAAATCCATTAGTCATCATCCAGGAACAAACCAACTTGTACTGGAAGTTGGCAGGAATAAGGTAAAGATCAGGAGATATTCCTTAAAGCAAGAACGTATCAGTCTTCATAGGGGAGATCATAGGGGAGTTCTTTTACCTTAGTAAAAGAACATGGTAAGAATCTTATTTTTTGGTAAGTACATAGAGCACTCACTCTCGTATCCATTTAGTCCTCACCCCATAAATGATGGGGTTGAGAGAGGGTGGGATAACCAAATAGAGATTAGCAACAAGAAtgtgaatgtaatgtggaatgttgtGTCCAAATCGATGAGTAAGGAAAGAGAAGACTGAGGGGATATAGAAAACACAGATGACCCCAACATGAGAGCCACACGTGCTTAGGGCTTTTAGCCGAGCATCATGTGATGGGAGGCAGAAGATAGCACAGAGAATGTAAACATATGAGATAACAATAAGGACCAGGttcaggagaaagagggagaccaCAAAGAACCCATAGATAGCATTGACACGGATGTTTCCACAGGACAATTTTGCAAAgacccttgtaagttggattcctaggtattttattctctttgaagcaattgtgaatgggagttcactcatgatttggctctctgtttgtctgttattgatgtataagaatgcttgtgatttttgcacattgattttgtatcctgagactttgctgaagttgcttatcagcttaaggagattttgggctgagacaatggggttttctagatatactatcatgtcatctgcaaacagggacaatttgacttcctcttttcctaattgaatacccttgatttccttctcctgcctaattgccctggccagaacttccaacactatgttgaatagaagtggcgagagagggcatccctgtcttgtgccagttttcaaagggaatgattccagtttttgcccattcagtacgatattggctgtgggtttgtcataaatagctcttattattttgagatacgtcccatcaattcctaatttattgagtgtttttagcatgaagggttgttgaattttgtcaaaggccttttctgcatctattgagataatcatgtggtttttgtctttggttctgtttatatgctggattacatttattgatttgcgtatattgaaccagccttgcatcccagggatgaagcccacttgatcatggtggataagctttttgatgtgctgctggattctgtttgccagtatcttattgaggatttttgcatcaatgttcatcaaggatattggtctaaaattctctttttttgttgtgtctctgccaggctttggtatcaaggagaactacaaaccactgctcaaggaaataaaagaggatacaaacaaatggaagaacattccatgctcatgggtaggaagaatcaatatcatgaaaatggccatccttcccaaggtaatttacagattcaatgccatccccatcaagctaccaatgactttcttcacagaattggaaaaaactactttaaagttcatatggaaccaaaaaagagcccgcatcgccaagtcaatcctaagccaaaagaacaaagctggaggcatcacactacctgacttcaaactatactacaaggctacagtaaccaaaacagcatggtactggtaccaaaacagagagatagatcaatggaacagaacagagccgtcagaaataatgccacatatctacaagtatctgatctttgacaaacctgacaaaaacaagaaatagggaaaggattccctatttaataaatggtgctgggaaaactggctagccatatgtagaaagctgaaactggatcccttccttacatcttatacaaaaatcaattcaagatggattaaagacttaaatgttagacctaaaaccataaaaaccctagaagaaaacctaggcattaccattcaggacataggcatgggcaaggacttcatgtctaaaacaccaaaagcaatggcaacaaaagccaaaattgacaaatgggatctaattaaactaaagagcttctgcacagcaaaggaaactaccatcagagtgaacaggcaacctacaaaatgggagaacattttcgcaacctactcatctgacaaagggctaatatccagaatctacaatgaactccaacaaatttacaagaaaaaaacaaacaaccccatcaaaaagtgggcgaaggacatgaacagacacttctcaaaagaagacatttatgcagccaaaaaacacatgaaaaaatgctcaccatcactggccatcagagaaatgcaaatcaaaaccacaatgagataccatctcacaccagttagaatggcaatcattaaaaagtcaggaaacaacaggtgctggagaggatgtggagaaataggaacacttttacactgttggtgggactgtaaactagttcaacccttgtggaagtcagtgtggcgattcctcagggatctagaactagaaattccattcgacccagccatcccattactgggtatatacccaaaggactataaatcatgctgctataaagacacatgcacacgtatgtttattgcagcattattcacaatagcaaagacttggaaccaacccaaatgtccaacagtgatagactggattaagaaaatgtggcacatatacaccatggaatactatgcagccataaaaaatgatgagttcacgtcctttgtagggacatggatgaaactggaaatcatcattctcagtaaactatcgcaagaacaaaaaaccaaacaccgcatattctcactcataggtgggagttgaacagtgagaacacatggacacaggaaggggaacatcacacttcggggactgttgtggtgtggggggaggagggagggatagcaatgggagatatacctaatgctagatgacgagttaatgggtgcagcgcaccagcatggcacatgtatacatatgtaacttacctgcacattgcgcacatgtaccataaaacctaaagtataataatgataataataataataataaaagaaaaaaaaaaaaaaaaaaaattttgcaaagaCCATGTGCTCACAGTAGGAATGGGCTATTATATGAGCCTGACAAAATGGTAAACGGCAGACGAGATAGATTATTGGGAGTGTAAACAGAACTGGACGAATTACAATGCACATAGTGATGCCCACCAGCACCCGGGATGTCAAGATGTTTGTGTAGTGAAGTGGATTGCAGATGGCCACGTAACGGTCAAAGGCCATGGCCACCAGTACCTCAGCCTCCATGCCAGTGAAGGCATGGATCAGAAACATCTGGGTCACACAAGCTCCAAAGTTAATCTCATGAGCATCAAACCGGAAGATACCCAGCATGCGAGGCACAGAGGTTGTAGAAAGGGCCAAATCAATTGTGGAAAGGATGGCCAGAAAGTAGAATATGGGTTCCCGGAGGGTCTGCTCTGCCTTGATGACTAGCAGAATGGTagcatttcccagcaaagccaaAAGGTAAACAGAGCAGAAAGGCAAGGAGATCCACATATGGACGTCTTCCAGACCTGGGATTCCAATGAGAAAAAATGTGGCTGGGTGAAAAGTGCTCCTGTTGCCATGGTATGCCATCCTGCACTGCATTGTTCTGAAGAGGTTAAGCTCCTTCTTCTTTTGGGagaaaaacaaaggggaaagagagagagaaagagaaagatcagATGAAGCAGTTGCTAGCATAGCATAGCAGCTACCATAGCAGCAGCTAGCACAGCAGTTGCTGGCATCAATTTCTAGCTCTGTGTTTCAGCACAGAATTGAGTTCACATTTACTACACAAACAGGCAGGTTCAGAAGCTCCTGTACTGAGTCATTGCCTTAGCCGTTTATACAGACCAGGGCATGGTGAAATTCAGAATTTTCATTCTGCCTGTTGATTGGGTTCTAATTCTATATGTGGAGGTTTGCAACAACCTTATTGAGGATTTCTAGTAATTAATACTTTCCACTCACTTTGAAAGCAAGTAATACATTATTTTACTCTGGGAATTCACCCTTTGTTGAGTAACGTTGGAAATATCAAGACAGCACATGGGGCCATGTGAATACAACACACAGACCCTCAAAATGTCATTAGGTGATTCATAAGAAAGTAAATCATAAGACCTCATGTACATAGGCACTTTCACAATAAAAACCTAAATTCTTTTATTGATTGGCCTTGAGATACATATGTAAAAACTCTGATCCAAGCCTAGCAGCCTCTCAGATACTGAAGCAGACTATAAGAAACATCGATTTCTCAGAAAAGTACTGGTTCCTGTGATGCCTGGCCAGAAGTAGAAATAGCAATTGTTTATGACCTACAGGCTTAGGATTTTCAGGTGGGAAAAGGATAAGAAGGCTGTGTAATGCCATTTTCACACTCTGTTTATTATCTACACCACATCAGGTATTCTTAGAGCACCTGTTAATTTTACCTTTGTTAATTTTTCCTCTACTATGGAGCCAATACTTATTTGTCACTCCTTCTACCAGTTTAAGACACTGGATATGTGGGTAGAAGACAACACAGACCATCTCAGATGGTATTTGTGCTAgagaagtttgtttttgttttttgttttttgttttttttttgtagttctcTTGGGTAGCATTGTGTCAACTGAAAAACAATCAACTTTTGCAATAGtctaaaaggaatgaagaaaaatacttaAGTAATACCTTTAAAATGCTGCAAATAAACCAAGTCACTCAAAATGAGCTAAGGAGGCTTGCCCTGGGGTCCTTGGTACAGCAGTTGTAattcaaaataaagttaaaagatcCTTACTTTCATCTTTGGCATAGTTTCACtttctaatcattttttaattatcatttttaatatagtaaatatatcaagtcaaaaataacttttttgagGTGAAGGTCCTTCTTCTTTTGGGggaaaaacaaaggggaaagagagagagaaagagaaagatcagATGAAGCAGTTGCTAGCATAGCATAGCAGCTAGCATAGCAGCAGCTAGCATAGCAGTTACTAGCATCAATTTCTAGCTCTGTGTTTCAGCAGAGAATTGAAGAGTAAACTCTACATCCTTTTGAGATTATTCCAACAGAGAGAGAGCAAGTGCTGCAAAGTACACTGACTCTTATTGTATTGTATAAAAACATTGATACTCTGGACAATTAAAATATAGTTGCTCAGCAGAAAGATAATGACAGCACCCAGGCTATAGACTTAAGGATTAAATCTAGGGGCCCACTCTCAAAAGTAGGTCTCCACTACCCTTATTTCTTCCTGCTACCATAGAAACTGATTTAACCTAATGCAATTGGTAGGATGACATTTTAACTTGGATATTCATGAGAGATTtcacacataatttttaaaatttaaaacataatttatacatattttaggcATCTATTATTTAATGCATacataatatgtttatatattataactttatacattacatattaaaacaatatataacTTTTTTCCCTGCCTGGTGCAGGTCAGCCATATGGCCCAGTTCTCAGCGTTCACTGCTCATATATCTCTCCATGCACTGCCACACCTGCTCACCAGAAATCAACAGCTGATTCACCTCATTCTTCCATAGGAATCAACACCTACACATAACATTGGGCAGCACAGTACTTAGTCCCTTTTCTGAGTAGCACTTGGAAGGTGTGCTAATATTAGGTTTCTAGCACCTCAGGGATATTATAAGAATACATCTAATTTTAGTCTCCACTTTAGACAGAGCTCTGCAATTGAGTCCTCAGAGACTGCTCACCAACTCCTGGGTGCTGCTCTAGAAACACAGAAAAGCTCAAGGAAGGCAGAAGCAAGCTAAAGTGTAGGTAATACAATTTCAAGAAGTGGGACTAAAGCACACTCTCACTGTCATTTATCCTTGATATATGTAACAACAGATAATTGCATGTCTACCTAATTGTGAATGTGTGGCCCAATTCTGTAGGCCTTTTTCATACAGAATAAACTGGCTAAATTCATGTCCAACACTTTAACTACCATAGTAGGCTTTCTGACTTAAACTATTTCTCTTCACTGATAGTTTTTTCAGACCAAATATAACTGACGTGAATTTCTCTAATTAGCATAAAAACACAAAGTCATGATCTTTTGTCCATTGTGTTTTCTATACATGAATTCTCAAAACCAACACCACcaaaattttacatatacaaCTTTTAAAACTGTTACTAATAAATACCTAAAATTTCAATCCTGGAGTCTGACTGCTGGTGTACAAATACTGACTTTGTCACAAACTAGCAGTAAAATTTTGAATGACTTGTGTATCATTTCTacatctcaatttccttatctataaatggGACTAACAATAGTATTTCCTTCATTGGGTAGATTTGAGATACAAATTTTTCTGAGGCATTTAGAACTTTGTCTTGTACACAGTAAATCACCAgttatagtaatttttaaactattcttattattaatttatattttagctCTAAAGGAAAACTTCATGTAAGTGATTATTGCAAGACAAATTGAGGAAATTTATACTACCAATTATGTAGCCATTTTTCTTCTTAACTCTAATGATGTGAAACATGTTCTCTCTAATCTTagactcaaatatatatatatgtgtgtgtgtgtgtttgtgtgtgtagttCTTATTAGAATGTGGTTATCTGGAGTGAAAAATTATCTCTCTTTATTACACAGTTGAGGTTTCTGAGAACCTCCTTAAGACAGCACTACTTAAGCAAATAAAGCATTAAATTAAAAGCATGTGCAGTAAAATTCTTTATCTGGCCTTGTCTGTCTTCTCCATTATTCCATACCAACATTTCATTAATGTTATCTCCTCCAAATTTACAATTTTTGCATTCCTGTATATATACAATGATATATTCTTTAAGGTCCAATGAGGTCTTCACATCTAATCAAAATTAAT is a window encoding:
- the LOC100444399 gene encoding olfactory receptor 52J3, with translation MAYHGNRSTFHPATFFLIGIPGLEDVHMWISLPFCSVYLLALLGNATILLVIKAEQTLREPIFYFLAILSTIDLALSTTSVPRMLGIFRFDAHEINFGACVTQMFLIHAFTGMEAEVLVAMAFDRYVAICNPLHYTNILTSRVLVGITMCIVIRPVLFTLPIIYLVCRLPFCQAHIIAHSYCEHMRIKYLGIQLTRVFAKLSCGNIRVNAIYGFFVVSLFLLNLVLIVISYVYILCAIFCLPSHDARLKALSTCGSHVGVICVFYIPSVFSFLTHRFGHNIPHYIHILVANLYLVIPPSLNPIIYGVRTKWIRE